The Impatiens glandulifera chromosome 3, dImpGla2.1, whole genome shotgun sequence genome contains a region encoding:
- the LOC124931169 gene encoding uncharacterized protein LOC124931169: protein MSPASRSKSKDKKAGKEPEKTPSKPSGFTGPVSGYNPLLGKFHALEISHTSTPLSNSNGRFRNIDETDDQSAISLGTGLDFDAVSNNGSWSGESEDTKEKTSSHQASRQESVPGADNEKREKIRQKNEKKHQRQKERRAQELHERCSGFLMSRKLEALSQQLVAMGFTSERATMALILNEGKIEESVAWLFEGVEEEEADRHKESNNLDGGSLKIDITEELAQIVEMEAKYNCSKQEVERAVVACEGDIEKAAETLRLPKEELSFAPPKPEETVDDHSKFPVPRIQPRPPSLSNNMLQQQPRKEEKNFNYTKAAPVPVPIGVLPNVAPSTKAGVAKLEWANPQQISTTMEKRWTNGGVGGSNPSVSSYPTAPPIQANPSAKVEARYGLLSSELKHLQLGSIKEPVVVMQRPSHQVIINNQKQQVVSNGNIMSSSPPPLPPSGGWHQNNSNVGGGMMKSGAMTLHNPNPSTRSVSPNSLGANKLYSSHLQYQQQQQHHQQQQQQLNMMVDGSNQIQNQNQNRVNSSWNRMMGTSRTLSAASSLGLFSGLGSNSSSSGSSSPIDWTTSSSMFELDYASVDWSLDRGSRSSVGMWAGGGGGGGVGGGQNSSNNGYHHNNNQGLGGGVGGVRAGGAMRQMVAAVANGGISEMGGFKDNGGVAAATTTTTKAGGEGGGGGSSSGVGVGVGVGGGSRGEWSSPFEEKDMFSLSRQFVSSPSL, encoded by the coding sequence ATGTCTCCTGCATCGAGATCAAAGTCGAAAGACAAAAAGGCTGGAAAAGAACCAGAGAAGACTCCTTCCAAGCCATCTGGATTCACTGGACCGGTGAGTGGATACAATCCACTTTTAGGGAAATTTCATGCCCTCGAGATATCACACACATCAACACCTTTGTCCAACTCCAATGGTCGTTTTCGTAACATAGATGAAACGGATGATCAATCCGCGATTTCCCTTGGAACCGGACTTGACTTTGATGCAGTTTCTAACAATGGTAGCTGGTCTGGTGAGTCAGAAGATACTAAAGAAAAGACATCTTCTCATCAAGCCTCCCGTCAGGAATCAGTGCCCGGGGCTGATaatgagaaaagagaaaagatccgtcagaaaaatgaaaagaagcATCAGCGTCAAAAGGAGAGACGTGCACAAGAACTGCATGAGCGGTGCAGTGGCTTTCTCATGTCGAGAAAGCTTGAAGCTCTATCTCAACAGCTTGTAGCAATGGGATTCACCTCAGAACGTGCAACAATGGCCCTTATATTGAACGAAGGTAAAATTGAAGAATCCGTTGCTTGGTTGTTTGAAggtgttgaagaagaagaagcagatAGACATAAGGAATCTAATAACCTGGACGGAGGTAGTCTGAAAATCGACATTACAGAGGAGCTAGCCCAGATTGTTGAAATGGAGGCTAAGTACAACTGTTCGAAGCAAGAAGTCGAAAGAGCGGTTGTTGCCTGCGAAGGTGACATAGAAAAAGCTGCAGAAACCTTGAGGTTACCGAAGGAAGAACTGTCTTTTGCACCACCGAAGCCTGAAGAAACTGTAGATGATCACTCCAAATTCCCAGTACCGAGGATTCAACCGAGACCACCCAGTTTATCAAATAACATGCTGCAACAACAACCCAGAAAGGAGGAAAAGAATTTCAATTATACAAAAGCAGCCCCAGTCCCAGTGCCAATTGGGGTTCTTCCTAATGTGGCGCCATCAACAAAGGCTGGCGTTGCGAAACTGGAATGGGCTAATCCACAACAGATCTCAACTACAATGGAGAAAAGATGGACAAACGGAGGAGTAGGAGGATCTAATCCTTCGGTCTCTTCGTATCCAACGGCTCCACCTATACAGGCAAACCCATCTGCAAAGGTGGAAGCCAGGTATGGTTTGCTTTCGAGTGAACTGAAGCATCTTCAGCTCGGTTCCATTAAAGAACCTGTTGTTGTTATGCAACGTCCATCTCATCAAGTAATCATTAATAATCAAAAGCAGCAGGTTGTATCCAATGGAAACATAATGagctcttctcctcctccacttCCTCCATCTGGTGGTTGGCATCAGAACAACAGCAATGTAGGGGGTGGGATGATGAAATCTGGAGCGATGACTCTTCACAATCCGAATCCTAGTACAAGAAGTGTTAGTCCGAACAGTTTGGGGGCTAATAAATTGTACAGTAGTCATCTTCAGTATCAACAACAGCAACAGcatcatcaacaacagcagCAACAGCTTAATATGATGGTTGACGGTTCGAATCAGATCCAGAACCAGAACCAGAATCGAGTGAACAGTTCATGGAACCGAATGATGGGTACGTCGCGAACACTTTCTGCCGCATCCTCGCTTGGTCTGTTTTCTGGTTTGGGATCAAATAGTTCGTCGTCAGGTTCGTCTTCTCCAATTGATTGGACTACAAGCAGTTCGATGTTCGAGCTTGATTACGCTAGCGTGGACTGGAGTTTGGATCGCGGTTCAAGAAGCAGTGTGGGAATGTGGGCaggaggaggtggtggtggtggtgttgGAGGAGGGCAAAATAGTAGTAATAATGGttatcatcataataataatcaaGGGTTGGGCGGCGGAGTTGGTGGAGTTAGGGCTGGTGGTGCGATGAGGCAAATGGTGGCGGCGGTGGCGAATGGTGGGATTTCCGAGATGGGAGGATTTAAAGACAATGGAGGAGTGGCggcagcaacaacaacaacaacaaaggCGGGTGGTGAAGGCGGTGGCGGTGGTTCTTCGTCTGGGGTTGGggttggagttggagttggaggAGGGTCTAGAGGAGAATGGTCTTCTCCATTTGAGGAGAAGGATATGTTCAGTTTATCTAGGCAGTTTGTTTCGTCTCCTTCACTGTAG
- the LOC124929306 gene encoding protein argonaute 4A: MDSAEIDKNGSDKNGSDDLPPPPPVPENVVPLKGESDDLPPLPPPPAKKKNARLPMARRALATRGQKIQLLTNHYKVDVANVDGHFFHYCVSLAYEDGRPVEGKGVGRKVIDRVRETYATELDGKDFAYDGEKSLFTVGSLPRNKLEFTVVLEDVTSNRNNGNGNASPGSPNDADKKRIRRPYQSKTFKVDISFAAKIPMQALAQALRGQESENSMEAFRVLDIILRQHAAKQGCLLVRQSFFHNDPKNFADVGGGVLGCRGFHSSFRTSQGGLSLNIDVSTTMIIQPGPVVDFLIANQNAKDPFSLDWAKAKRVLKNLRVKASPTNQEYKITGLSERPCKEQLFTLKKKAKDDGEAQEIEVTVYDYFVNYRNIELRYSGDLPCINVGKPKRPTFIPIELCTLVSLQRYTKALSTFQRSSLVEKSRQKPQERMRVLGDAMKINRYEHEPMLVASGVKISQSFTQVEGRVLQAPKLKVGNGEDFFPRNGRWNFNNKKLVDPTRIERWAVANFSARCDIRGLIRDLIKCGDLKGIQIDQPFDVFEEAPQNRRGPPVARVEKMFADIQSKLPGAPQFLLCLLPERKNSDLYGPWKKRALADYGIVTQCIAPIRINDQYLTNVLLKINAKMGGLNSMLAVEHSPSIPMVSKLPTMIIGMDVSHGSPGQSDIPSIAAVVGSRQWPQISRYRACVRTQSPKVEMIDSLFKPISDKEDDGIIRELLIDFYSSSGKRKPEQIIIFRDGVSESQFNQVLNVELDQIIEACKFLDEKWNPKFVVIVAQKNHHTKFFQPGSPDNVPPGTVIDNKICHPKNNDFYMCAHAGMIGTTRPTHYHVLWDEVGFSADDLQELVHALSYVYQKSTTAVSVVAPVCYAHLAATQMGQFIKFEDASETSSSHGGLTSAGPVAVTPLPKLQDNVSSSMFFC, encoded by the exons ATGGATTCTGCTGAAATCGATAAGAATGGTTCAGATAAGAATGGTTCAGATGATCTGCCACCACCGCCTCCTGTTCCTGAAAATGTTGTACCACTTAAAGGTGAATCAGATGATCTGCCCCCACTACCACCTCCGCCTGCTAAGAAGAAGAATGCCCGTCTTCCCATGGCTAGACGTGCCCTTGCAACTAGAGGTCAAAAAATTCAACTGCTGACAAACCACTACAAAGTTGATGTTGCAAATGTTGATGGGCATTTCTTCCATTACTgt GTTTCTCTTGCTTATGAAGATGGCCGTCCTGTTGAAGGAAAGGGTGTGGGAAGGAAAGTTATCGATAGGGTTCGTGAAACCTATGCAACTGAGTTGGATGGTAAAGATTTTGCATATGATGGTGAGAAAAGTCTTTTCACTGTTGGCTCACTGCCTAGGAACAAACTGGAGTTCACTGTTGTGCTGGAGGATGTCACATCCAATAG AAATAATGGAAATGGAAATGCAAGCCCAGGGAGTCCTAATGATGCTGACAAGAAAAGAATTCGAAGGCCTTATCAATCGAAAACATTCAAAGTTGATATCAGCTTCGCAGCTAAAATACCTATGCAAGCCCTTGCTCAGGCTTTGAGAGGACAGGAGTCTGAAAACTCCATGGAAGCTTTTAGAGTACTTGATATCATTCTAAGGCAGCATGCCGCCAAACA AGGGTGCCTACTTGTTCGCCAATCTTTCTTCCACAACGATCCAAAGAACTTTGCGGATGTGGGAGGTGGAGTTCTTGGTTGCAGAGGTTTTCATTCGAGTTTCCGAACCAGTCAGGGTGGTCTGTCTCTGAACATAG ATGTCTCAACAACCATGATTATTCAACCTGGACCAGTTGTTGACTTTCTCATTGCAAACCAGAATGCTAAAGACCCATTTTCTCTTGACTGGGCAAAG GCCAAACGTGTTCTAAAAAACTTGAGGGTAAAGGCCAGTCCTACAAACCAGGAGTACAAGATAACTGGACTGAGTGAGAGACCTTGCAAGGAGCAACT GTTCACATTGAAGAAAAAGGCCAAAGATGACGGCGAGGCTCAAGAGATTGAAGTTACAGTATACGATTACTTTGTTAATTACCGCAATATAGAATTGCGATATTCAGGTGATCTGCCATGTATCAATGTTGGAAAGCCAAAGCGTCCTACGTTTATACCAATTGAG CTTTGCACTCTGGTGTCCTTGCAACGTTACACAAAGGCACTTTCAACCTTCCAACGCTCTTCCCTGGTTGAGAAGTCAAGGCAGAAACCTCAGGAGAGGATGAGAGTACTGGGTGAT GCAATGAAAATCAATCGCTATGAACATGAACCAATGCTAGTGGCAAGTGGTGTTAAAATTTCCCAATCCTTTACGCAAGTCGAGGGACGTGTACTCCAAGCTCCCAAG TTGAAAGTGGGAAATGGTGAAGATTTCTTCCCCCGAAATGGTAGATGGAATTTCAATAACAag AAACTTGTGGATCCTACGAGGATTGAACGCTGGGCGGTCGCTAACTTTTCAGCCCGCTGTGACATTCGAGGACTGATTCGTGATCTCATCAAATGTGGTGACCTGAAGGGAATA CAAATTGATCAACCATTTGATGTGTTTGAGGAAGCTCCTCAGAATAGGCGTGGACCTCCCGTGGCAAGAGTGGAGAAGATGTTTGCAGATATTCAGTCTAAGCTTCCTGGAGCTCCTCAATTTTTACTCTGCCTACTTCCTGAGAGGAAGAACTCTGACCTATATG GTCCTTGGAAAAAAAGGGCTCTTGCTGACTACGGAATTGTTACCCAATGCATTGCTCCAATAAGAATTAATGATCAATACCTTACTAATGTTCTGCTGAAAATCAATGCTAAG ATGGGTGGGCTGAATTCAATGTTAGCTGTTGAGCATTCTCCTTCCATTCCTATGGTATCCAAGTTGCCCACAATGATTATTGGAATGGATGTATCACATGGTTCTCCTGGCCAGTCTGATATCCCATCAATTGCTGCg GTGGTTGGCTCAAGGCAATGGCCTCAGATTTCACGCTATAGGGCTTGTGTACGCACTCAATCCCCTAAGGTTGAAATGATTGATTCACTATTCAAGCCTATATCTGACAAGGAAGATGATGGTATTATCAG GGAGCTTTTAATTGATTTCTACTCAAGCTCGGGAAAAAGGAAGCCAGAGCAGATTATAATATTCAG GGATGGTGTGAGTGAGTCTCAGTTCAACCAAGTCCTTAATGTGGAGCTGGATCAAATTATCGAG GCTTGTAAGTTCCTGGACGAGAAGTGGAACCCCAAGTTTGTTGTCATTGTCGCACAAAAGAACCATCACACTAAATTTTTCCAGCCTGGATCTCCGGATAATGTTCCTCCTG GAACTGTGATTGACAACAAAATCTGCCATCCCAAAAACAATGACTTCTACATGTGTGCCCATGCTGGCATGATT GGAACTACTAGGCCAACTCATTACCATGTTCTGTGGGATGAGGTTGGATTTTCTGCAGATGATCTTCAGGAACTTGTGCACGCCCTTTCTTATGT CTATCAGAAAAGTACCACTGCTGTGTCTGTAG TTGCTCCTGTTTGCTATGCTCATCTGGCAGCAACTCAGATGGGGCAGTTCATCAAATTTGAGGATGCATCCGAGACATCGTCTAGCCATGGTGGGTTGACCTCTGCTGGACCAGTTGCTGTTACTCCGCTCCCCAAACTGCAAGACAATGTCAGCAGCTCCATGTTCTTTTGCTGA